The Apium graveolens cultivar Ventura chromosome 10, ASM990537v1, whole genome shotgun sequence nucleotide sequence gtctttcctcttcttcacggtgcgaatactactaactccccgttagtacgtctaggacttgggtcttagaacgagaatcacctcactacaaaactaacaagacaatccacgaaacaaaacaagtagaaaaagatttgttttgaactagtatgttactatactagcccacaagtagtataatatccaaataagaatattaaaactaattagttatacttgacatagaataatacaagatggtcaagtatatttataattactcctttatagatttattaaagttgtggagtaatatgagaagtccctttttatattaagcacttatggcttatgacttctttagtattcttcttcttttgattaagtatttatggatcgaagaatactttaattacaacctcggagttgtaattttacctttaagtatatcaacttaaggttttaaggtatacttgtatattgacgattataaggtcaaggtatactcttttaacttcaagcacgtttataagatttatgagtcttagccaagatccaattaaataagtgcaagtaattggcttaagattgtgctttcgaagtttggatgaataattatgagtattttatagatattgtagtataaccccacggaacactgaaagatgttagaaggggcttatacgatatgactcgtaattgtttatatacacgatatgtgttagccaagatccaattaaatagcataaattaatttgctaactcatggatttgattcgtccttaattttaacggatgattacgaagtagtttatatggaacaagGTATAATCCCCTGGAACACTAAGGATattagaagggattacacttttacttcgtaatattttatatgtacgttattagttagacaagatccaattaaagagcgttaagtaattgtctaactcgtacaatccgttttaagatttgacaaattataaagtgtttatatgagacaagtaataatcccccggagagcactaaagatgctagaaaagattacacttaaacttcgtaattattttatgagcacgaatgaatGTTATCCAAGATCCAATAGAAGttcaagaaataattggctaactcgtacttgtgtcaaatataatctccccttggagataaagtacttttcttttttgatcttctcgttggaatgattttttacgaagatcaagtacttattcgaattccgagttcgaatctaagttcttcccgagaacttcctttataagagagcttgtattagcgcttaagatgaagtagagaagttaagtacaaagcttaaatacaaagaactcaaataagaagctaaaactaaccacttttgaaaaacggtCGGAAAAATTCGCCAGAGGTTCGGCCGGATgttggcactttggtcgaacttgggcagcccttcgggaggccgggaagtggtactggatgagctcacttggtgggataaagcttggttgggtgaagctaagattgggtttcaaaaaccttgtatatatgtaagtatatagaagagagagaaggtttttgagaagaagtgtgtgtatagaatttgaaagagatgaagagaagcacttcttgaaaaaatcccagaaactttgtggctctttagcttgaagaaaatgggttgggttgggggtttatttataggagaagttcggtggaatgaatggtgaagatttgagaaggaatggatggtggatggagtgtatcacatggattgatgacatgtcaagtaggttgtgtttctttgtaagtgggaaggaagcacaagctactactcattcaaatctcagctgatatatatatatatatatatatatatatattaaatatatattttccttttcttttaatcattccttaattactttaattaaggattaagcactattaattatgaccacccccaaaatacttaaataaatatcataaaaaatatgataattacctaaataatataaaatgatgtcctgcaagttttggtcaagTTTAGccaatggtagctaggtcaaacttGGTCAACTGTGGGATTAACGGCCTCGATTTTTGAGCCCGGACAAAAATTTTCTGAaagctacgaaatttttaccatacttagaaaataccatttaaatgatccataccaaatttcaagttaTTCTAGAATGTgaaagtattttatctaaaattggaactgttctgtcagcctttcttccgaataaaaatatcgctggtcttgaaatgaaggagatggatcttttgaccaaagttttgacttgtataaatacttaaaatatatttcctaatatataaaatatatttggatgaaaggaaatgtgtttgagtattttttttgaataattttctccgagaaatgatgattttacgaaacgggagaaaattactgtgagtatacagaaatgagttgcagaactggatattaatattccaatcatgaatattaataatctttgaataaaaactcttttgattatatgtagagatatattttggagcgaagagttaaatgtttttgatatagcacgagacttctaaagaatatctctgatatattctttattcgagcttgttgccatattcctgttgcaacacagatctaagaaatatcatatcttgatgtttcttcttcgatcatattgccttagagatatattccataaagatatagttttgatattttgcaagaatggaatatctcttttatctatttaaaagacatgattttgctagtttgactttgatttggatcaattaaattcatgtcctaatggagaggatctacgtgttctttaattttatgtttaatcgtacaaataccaaaataaataatatatcgaagatatcctttcataTGTTAATTGTATAGTTGTCAGAAATGATAGCTAACACATTAATTAAACAAAAAGATACAGTCAAATTTGAAGATAAAATAAATCATGCGCGTGATTTATGATTggttaaatttgaatttttgtttGTGATTGTTTGgaaatcaaaaaatataattgTCATTAATTACATGTAAGATTTAAACTAATGCACATTATGCCAAAATCAAAGTTTAACACATTAATAATACGAAAAGATGCAGTTAAATATAAAGATTAGGTAAATCATGCGCGTGATTTATGTTAATCGTATAGTTATCAGAAATGATAGTTATTAAAAATCCGAAATTGTTGATTTATAAATTATACATTTGTTAGTAATGATAAAATCTGAAATCGTAGATTTGTACATTAGAGATTTGTTAATAATTGTAAAAAGTTCGAAAAAGAAATAATTTTGTTAAATTTGTAAGTAATGTTTAAAAATCAAAAaggaaaatatttttgaatttgaattaaagataaatgtatatatattaaTTAGAGTGATTAATCGCTAACCCAAGTTGGTTAACGTCATGGTTAAGTCTACGAAAAAAAATTGTGAATTCTGATTGGTCAATATTTAAATGATGGCTTCGGATTGGCTGAAAATTATGAGAAAATCTCTGATTGGCTAACTATATAATGTGGTAGACTCaacttttataaaaaaaagaTACGTTTTATAAATATTATGCAAATTATATATAATGTACTTAATATATCTTCTTTCTTGAATCATATAataaagtatataaataatattattggTCATGAATATGTAAATAAATATGtatttaaagtattatttatatttataataaatgtAAATACATAAATAagtaagaaaatatattagaatcaTTAAATTATAATAGGACTTTTTTATACTTATAATCGGATCGGCCAAAGGTAAAAGTACGTATATCATATAAAATTAAATACCGGATCCAACTAACAAATGGATATCCCGTCTGGTGAAAATATACATCTACTTCAAAATTTggtatttttgttaatatttcaaaaaaaagGTAAAAATTACCAAGAAATATTACAGTATCTGCCTCTTTTTTAACCACACTTCCGAATTTTCCGAACATTGAGAAGGATCAAAACCAAACTTGCATCTTTAATCCTCCAAATGGTCGGAATAACAGAAAAGATCTTGTGTAACTAACTGGATATCAGGCGCCATTTAACTTAACCCAATTGGTTAATTAAAGATGATGCAGACATGTAATAAAATGGTAGCCACATTTGTTGAAGAAAGACATTCAGAGGGAGAATTAATTTAGATTGTGTGGAGGAAAATATGTGACTTGGCTTTTGGGGTAAGCACCAAATCTCCCTACTACTAGCTTCTTTTGTGTTGCATGCTCTATGTTTCTTCTTCTATATCTTGTTTTTTGGCCCATTTTTCCTTATCTACTAGAGCCTCAGTTCTTTCTAATAAATCATTGTGTTTGAGAAAACTCATTTGCAAGGGAACTTGTGTCTGCACCATATATATCATTTATAGTACAACTAAGATTCCTGTACTTATGATATGTATGTTCGCATTAATATTCATGATCATCGAGAACTCTTTTACATACAGCTAGCTTAggcatctctctctctctctctcgctctctccctccctccctccacacacacacacacacactagaTGCACAGAAGACTAGAACAGATTTAGCTGCAAGCTGAGCATTAGTTGAGGTACCAATGTCATGCTTATCGCAGAACTTTCCCATCATTATATGTTTTCTTGTGACATGCAACAAACTCAAAATTTTCCACATTTTGCATTTTTTTTACTGAGTTTCCCTCTTTTAAAGTTAAATTCTTCTTCTACAAGCAAGTTGAAACTTGGCAAAATTCTACATGCTGTTTTTTTTTCTTATAAGGGAAGGACCTGCACTGTTTTCGGATAAGTAAGGACCTATTTGTCAAACAGAATATAAGAAGCCACCAATGAGCAATTTGTATTTAATCTGATTTTCTGTTTAATATGAGTTGGCATTCTATGCTATCTATCAGGATGGCAAAAATAACCTCTACCTTCTCCATGTTTGGTGGAAAAGTCTGGTTTTAATTTGATATTTATGCTATCTAGTTGCCATGACAATGGCTTGTAAAATATTGTTGTCCACACAAGTGTGTTACATAATCATCAAATTTAGGATATAAATACATGTGATCTATGAACAAATTCCAAAAATACGAATTATAAATAAAATGTTAATATTTAATCTTACAGAATTTTATTTGTTTTGGCTGAACCATTCACTCTACTATTACATCTCTAACTGTAAACATAAATTCCTTTTTGACTTGTGAGCAAGCAGAGTAATGGAGCATGCAGAGAAAAAAACAGAGTCTCCACCAGCATCATCATCCTCCACGAGAAACTCAAGAGGCTCACTCGAAGTCTTCAATCCATCAACTTACAATCGCCCGAGTAATTACCAAGTGTTCAGGCCACAATCTTCCTGGAAAAATTGGGCTGACAAGAACACTGAATCACCCGAGAATATCTCTGGGAGACATAATGATGCTTCTGATAAGGTCACCTCATGGATGGCACTTAAAGAGTCAGCACCTCTGCCATCGTTGGTGATTAACGAGGGCCTGAAATCTCCCTCTGGAGGTGGTTCAGTGGCTCAGAGGGCTGCAGAGTGGGGATTAGTATTGAAGACGGATGATGAGACTGGAAAGTTAAAGGGTGTCAAGGTGAGAAACTCTGGTGGAGATGATCCTAGTAATAATAAAGCTGGTACTCCGTCATCCAGAAAGAACTCAAGTACCTCCGTTAGAAGCTCTGGTGATTTATCGGATGATGGAGGTAAGCAAATTGTAGTACGGAAAATAACAAATAGTTTATATATCCGCAGACAGAGTCCTTGCCTTGGATTATCTAACACatgatttataaaaaaaattgtgatATTGTACCATGTTGTCAATAATTACATTGTCTCATTATTAATTAAGGTATCATCTGACAGGTTTAAAATCTATAACAACGGTGGTAATATATGAATTGATAATTAGAAGTAGTTTTATTTAGTTCCAAATTTTGGTTTATGTGAAAACTCTTAATTTAAAAAACAAATGTAATGCAGATAAAGGGATACCGAGAGTGTCTGAAGACTTGAAGGATGCGTTATCAGCGTTTCAGCAAACATTTGTAGTATCAGATGCAACAAAGCCAGATTATCCAATACTCTATGCAAGTGCTGGTTTCTTTAAAATGACTGGCTACAGCCCTAAAGAAGTTATTGGCAGAAACTGGTAGATGTCTTACTTTTAAATATCTTGAGTGCCTGACATTATCATGTAGTAAAGGTCCATTACAAATATTTAGTTGCATGTACCCTACTCCAATAGGATTCGAGCCATCTAACTTTCTGTTACCAATACTAGAACTAGAGGGGTATCTGCTAGAATAACCTTATATTGGCATAAACCATATTGATGCATTGAAGAAAATCGTAAATTAGTGTTTTGGCAGCCGGTTCATGCAGGGTGCAGATACAAATCCAGAAGATGTGGCAAAGATCAGAGAAGCGCTGCAGGAAGGGAAGACATATTGTGGGAGGCTGTTGAATTACAAGAAAGATGGATCTCCTTTCTGGAACCTTCTCACCGTTTCTCCCATCAAGGATGAAACTGGCAAAACTCTCAAATTCATCGGGTCAGTATCCTACTCCCATTACTAATGTCAGTATTATTGATAAAGTAAAATATGTGCCGACATTATCATGTCATAGTGATATTCCTAGTGGACACTCTCTATGAGAAAACTTACAATACTTGCTCACTTTGCATATGATCCACCAAAATGTGGAGCTCAAACTTAAAATTTTCGATCCTCAacattatttattaataatattttagaaACTATATATTAACATTAGAAAAAAGCCATTCTACACTGAACATACTATTTTGCCACTATAGTTGAACACAAAAAGCATGTTGTCTCAACAAGACTTGAACCATCGACCTCTCGCAAAGAGAAGAGAGAGATTCGTAAAGTAATAGACTTGGCTTACTGGCCCAACCTTGTGAAACTATAAGAAGCTGAGTGTCCCAGAGTGTCAAGTGGCAGACTGGCAGTAGCAATACTATTCTCATTCCCAGCTGCAAATAATTCATGTATTTGCTAGATTCCACCAAATCCAACCAAGATATGGATAGCAACAAAGTGGGTCTCTGCTTCTTCCTATTTCTTCGCCGTTGGATTGGTTCTAATCAATAAACATGACAAACTAATAATAGAATCAGCAGCAGATTCTTGGACACTAGCATTACAATTTGTCCAATTTGGGCCACATAAATTTAATGTGATCATATTGCTAAATTCTCAATCTTGATACTGATTGGGTCTGGTGTGGACCTAGTTTGTTCCCTTGGTTTTGATCACTCTTCAGTGACCCTTACagaatttatttcatttttacaGGAAATATCTCCCAGTCTAAATAATATTAGGTGTTTGTTCTATGTAGAAACGATCAGTTCTGTTCATCGATAAACCTCTGTTTTTTAATTAGTGTTAATACGTATATAGTCAGGCTTCTTAGTATGCATGATACTTCTATGTGTTACTGGAATGTGTGTACATTGCAGTTGTTACAATCAGTTGTTAAACTCAACCACCAAATGAGTGTGTTACATTAAGGATCTCAGAAGCCTTAAAAGTGAGTATTACTGGATATCTTCTGTGATAAACACTCTCTAAATCAGTCTATGGGTGTTGGCTTAAGAACTATAAAACCTGATTCTTTTTGTAAATTAGAACTTTCATGCATCTGTTAGAACTTGTGGTATATTGAAAAATATGAACTTCTTTCAAAATTGGCTGGATGTATGTACAGGATGCAAGTGGAGGTAAGCAAGCATACAGAAGGTTCTAAAGAAAACATGATCCGTCCCAACGGATTACCTGAATCATTAATTCGATACGACGGTAAATAATCCTTAACGTGACTATAAATATTACAAGAAATATTTCAATAAATCTTCAAAGTAATAAACAGAGAAATACAAAATGTAGCTCGACAAAAAGAGATGGCATCAAGTTCAGTAACAGAGCTACTGGAAGCGGTGGAAAGGCCTGAATCCATGAATGTTCGACCTTTAATACGAAGATCATCTGATCATGGTAACGCGAAGGATCAGTTAGATGGTCTTGGTAAGCATTACACAGCTGTTACTACAGCTCCTCCCCCAAGGAGAAATTCTCATGCTGGTATCCGGACATCAATGCAGAGGATCAATGAGGTGCCAGATAAAAAAGCAAAAAAGACTTCACGACGCCATTCCTTCATGGGGTACGTGGCATATGCTAATATACTCATAGACTTCTAACTGATCACATATTCGTAGCCACTCGTTGAAAATTTATATGCTTAACATGTAGAATTATCAAGAAACGTCGAGCTAGTAGTGAAAGCGATGATCATCAGTTCGAAAATTTAGCACTTGGTGAAGATAACGACACTGGAGATGATGATGAAGACGACATCAGTGTGGCAAATGGTGATGATGACCGACCTGGTAGTTTGGATGACAAAGTAAAgcaaaaagagaaaagaaaaggAATTGATCTTGCTACTACTCTTGAACGTATTGAGAAGAACTTTGTCATTACAGATCCAAGGCTACCTGATAATCCTATAGTAAGATCATGCGTGCAATTTACTACATTCCTTATGCTTACTTGATTTTATGCTTAATTATCTCTAAGTAATGCAATGTGCTATTCATCAATGAGAATTtactaataaaataattaaactaGACATTCAAATTTATTTTACAATGAATGGCTCTTTATTTTTCAGATATTTGCATCAGACAGCTTCTTGGAGTTGACAGAATACAGTCGTGAAGAAATCTTGGGAAGAAATTGCAGGTCCAGTTTTAGTGTCTGATTTCTTTCCAGTATGTTTAATCTTATTCAGTGAATGTTCAAGGTCTAAACTGAACTAGTTACATTGTTTATAATATTCTAAAATCTAGCCGAAGCAGATTGATGAACATTTGTTCCATGCAAACTAATCCATGTTAATCTTTTCTCGTATATTCTAACTTTCTTCATTGCACTTGTGGTTGAATAATATATTATGTACTTATGTAATAGGTTTCTTCAAGGGCCTGAAACTGATCCAGCCACTGTGAAAAAAATAAGAGAAGCCATTGATAGCCAGAAGGAAGTTACTGTTCAGCTTATTAACTACACTAAAACTGGTAATTATTATTTCTTTACAATCTCATTTTCATATATATAGTCAATACACCATAGCTATTAGTTAATTACTCTCCCTGGATATAGACTTTCGAGTAAGGGTGAGTAAACCGTCTTAAGGTTTTGCAAGTGTTGACAATTTTAAACGTATCTTATTATGTTTTATCCTGCTTGCATTAATAATTCACATACATGTGTTCATGATTTTCAATAACTCTGATTATCTCAATTTGTTATCTAGGCAAAAAATTCTGGAATCTGTTTCATCTGCAGCCTATGCGTGATCATAAGGTAGATAGAGGAGTTATTTGTATCAGTTTAGCATAATCAATTTTTACATTTATGATTATATGTATCATCAATTTGGTTATGTGCACAGGGAGATGTGCAGTATTTTATAGGGGTACAATTAGATGGTAGTCAGCATGTTGAGCCACTTCACAACTGTATACCTGAGACTACTGCTAAAGAAAGCGCAGTACAGGTCATAACAATATGAAATTCTTTTGTTGTTCTTAGTAGCTAACAAGTGACTTTAAGCAACGTGTGATTCATTTGCGTTCAAATTTTAGGTGAAAGAAACTGCAGGGAACGTTGATGAAGCAGTGAGAGAACTTCCTGATGCTAATTCGGTAATATTCTAGTGTTAAAACATTAATTACAATTGTACCATTTTCTAGATCAAAATTTTAAAGATATTAACTGTTTTATATGCAGAAACCAGAAGATTTATGGAGAAACCACTCAAAGAAGGTTCATCCTAAGCCTCATAGAAAGGATAGCACGGCTTGGAAGGCTATTGAGAAGGTATGTGTACCAGTCTTCATATATTTTACTACTGTGAGGAAAGAGTTCAAATAACACAAGATTGTCTAACAGTAGTGGAAGATTATGAAAACAGATAGTGAAAACTCACAATTACGCGAATCTTGATTTTTTTTTCCTATTAcgatatatattatgttttgaCTGTTCGATCTGTGCCATAAATCTGAGAAATTTAAAAGTTAATGTATATTGTTTTTCTAGCTGTGGCTAGTAATATTTTAGTGACTCTCACTTGGTCCATTTTCAGATTCTTGATAGTGGAGAGCAACTTAGTTTGAAGCACTTTAAGCCGATAAGACCTCTAGGATCTGGTGACACTGGAAGGTTTGTCGATTTTCCTACCTAAAATATGCTACTTTTACAAAGCATTGAACTTTTGTGATTTACCATGACAATATAATTAGTCTCAGTGACTGTAATGCCCTTCATTAATACATGAATCTCTGAACAAATCTCACATCCTTTGGAATAAGGGGTTATCTGCTTACAAGTTATCTTATCCTCCTTCATTATTGTCTTGAGCAAACAGCAGATCTTTTTGAATGACAGTGTGCATTTGGTGGAATTGTGTGGTACTGGTGAGTATTTTGCAATGAAAGCTATGGATAAAGGTGTAATGCTTAACCGCAACAAGGTAAAGAATTGAACCTTGAAGTTTACTTTCATCTTTTCTGTCCCAAATCTAGACTCAGCATAATGTTGCTTCATTGTGATATACAATTGTAAGGACGAGACTGTTTCTTCTTTCCTTTTATAGCTGTACGAGGCAATTCTCTTTCACTGAGAATATTCCAAATCTTTAGCAAAGAACAGACTTAAGTGTATTCACTGAGATCATCTTTAGTTTTTCAATTCAATTTCAATCTGATTCGTCTATTAATTCGATGTACAACATTTCTTTACATTTCTTGTTTTTTGTCCTGCAGGTCCACAGAGCTTGTGCAGAAAGAGAAATTCTAGACATGTTGGATCACCCTTTTCTTCCTGCCTTATATGCTTCATTTCAGGTGAGAGGTGGAAATTTTACTGTAAATGTTTATGGGTTATTGCTACGAAGGTGGACTAGAGCTGCAGAATTTAATGTATAAACAATAATTTAATTAAGTGATTATACtcaattaaatttgaattttttgtaAGAACAATGTAAACCTAAAAGGCTAGGCTATCTTTCTGTTCCATGTAAAATTGTGTAGACATGAATTCAGAATTATGCATTGTCCAGGTTAAAACAGGTAATAAATTCTGATCTATGTGTTTTGCAGACCAAAACACACATTTGTCTTATAACTGATTATTGCCCCGGAGGAGAGCTGTTTGTGCTTTTAGACAAACAACCAACAAAGGTGCTAAAGGAAGATGCTGTCAggtaatattaaaaaaaattgcaatAGCAGATTAGTGCATTGCAGGCTGTTCAATTTAACGTCACTTGACAACCAAGAATGTAAACAAACATTATGTTCTCTAAGAAACTTTGTCAAAGATTTGAATTTTTAGGCAAGTAATATAAATCTGATTTAATTTGATATCTTGTTGCATGCAGGTTCTTTGCTGCCGAAGTGGTTGTGGCATTAGAATACCTTCATTGTCAAGGTATGGTCCATCTTcgtttaatttataaattatcttaaTGGTTTTAGATCAATAAATAAAGTAAATAAATTTGCTattcttttaaaaaattattaagtAAACAAACTATGATTTTCCAATTTAGAATCTCACTGCACGGCACGTGCTTTCTTGCATCAAGCACATTTGGAAGTATCAGTTATGTTTAGGTTATAGAAACATTCTCCTTATGCATCAATGTCATTCAAATGcctatttttattttatattcaaGCAATTAGAGAATATCATTTGTAATATGTCTGACAAGTTTCCTTTATGTGCTGTTAAAAAACTACCCAGGTATTATATATAGAGATTTGAAGCCTGAAAATATT carries:
- the LOC141693991 gene encoding phototropin-1-like; protein product: MEHAEKKTESPPASSSSTRNSRGSLEVFNPSTYNRPSNYQVFRPQSSWKNWADKNTESPENISGRHNDASDKVTSWMALKESAPLPSLVINEGLKSPSGGGSVAQRAAEWGLVLKTDDETGKLKGVKVRNSGGDDPSNNKAGTPSSRKNSSTSVRSSGDLSDDGDKGIPRVSEDLKDALSAFQQTFVVSDATKPDYPILYASAGFFKMTGYSPKEVIGRNCRFMQGADTNPEDVAKIREALQEGKTYCGRLLNYKKDGSPFWNLLTVSPIKDETGKTLKFIGMQVEVSKHTEGSKENMIRPNGLPESLIRYDARQKEMASSSVTELLEAVERPESMNVRPLIRRSSDHGNAKDQLDGLGKHYTAVTTAPPPRRNSHAGIRTSMQRINEVPDKKAKKTSRRHSFMGIIKKRRASSESDDHQFENLALGEDNDTGDDDEDDISVANGDDDRPGSLDDKVKQKEKRKGIDLATTLERIEKNFVITDPRLPDNPIIFASDSFLELTEYSREEILGRNCRFLQGPETDPATVKKIREAIDSQKEVTVQLINYTKTGKKFWNLFHLQPMRDHKGDVQYFIGVQLDGSQHVEPLHNCIPETTAKESAVQVKETAGNVDEAVRELPDANSKPEDLWRNHSKKVHPKPHRKDSTAWKAIEKILDSGEQLSLKHFKPIRPLGSGDTGSVHLVELCGTGEYFAMKAMDKGVMLNRNKVHRACAEREILDMLDHPFLPALYASFQTKTHICLITDYCPGGELFVLLDKQPTKVLKEDAVRFFAAEVVVALEYLHCQGIIYRDLKPENILIQRNGHVVLTDFDLSCLTSCKPQLLIPEITDKKKKKKTKDSKEQHPILRNTHHKGQPDPIFMAEPMRASNSFVGTEEYIAPEIISGAGHTSAVDWWALGVLLYEMLYGYTPFRGKTRQRTFANVLQKDIKFPGSKVVSLQAKQLIYRLLHKDPKSRLGAREGANEIKQHPFFHGINWALVRCQSPPKFDSPLFELIEAETKDEEANPGLQDLQTNIF